The nucleotide window CAAGAACGTCTTCATCACCGCGTTCGGCCGCAACGTCTCGCCCGAGTGGGTCGAAAGCGAACTGCTGGCGCATCCGGCCATCGCCCAGGCCGTGGTCTGGGGCGAGGCCCAGGCCGACAACGTGGCCGTCGTCGTGCCGCGCCGCCCGGACCTGGACGATGCGCGCATCGGGCGTGCCCTGGCCGATGTCAACGCGGGCCTGCCCGACTACGCACGCGTGGCCCGGTTCGTGCGCGCGGAGGCGCCATTCACCGTCGACGCCGGCCTGGCCACCGCGAACGGCCGCCCGCGCCGCGACGCCATCCTCCGCCGCTACCAGGCCGACGTCGATGCCTGCTACCGCCGCCCCCCGAACGTATCCCCCTCCGGAGTTGCCGCATGAGTTTCCATGATGAACTGGTCGCGCAGACTGCGCGCGAACGCGACGGCCTGCTGTCCATCCCGATCATCCAGTCCGCGCTGGCGGGCAGGATCGCGCGCGAGGACTACGTGGCCTTCCTCATCCAGGCCTTCCACCACGTCCGCCATACCGTACCGCTGCTGATGGCCTGCGGGGCGCGGCTGCCGGCCCGGCTGGAGTGGCTGCGCACGGCGGTGGGCGAGTACATCGAAGAGGAAATGGGGCACCACGAATGGGTGCTGGACGACATCGCCGCCTGCGGCGAGGACCGTGCCGCCGCCGAGGCGTCTTCCCCGTCGCTGGCGACCGAGCTGATGGTCAGCTACGCCTACGACACCATCCAGCGCGGCAATCCGGTGGGCTTCTTCGGCATGGTCCTGGTGCTGGAAGGCACCAGCGTGGCGCTCGCCACGCGCGCCGCCAACACGCTGCAGACCTCGCTGGACCTTCCCCGCAACGCCTTCAGCTACC belongs to Pseudoxanthomonas sp. F37 and includes:
- a CDS encoding iron-containing redox enzyme family protein; translated protein: MSFHDELVAQTARERDGLLSIPIIQSALAGRIAREDYVAFLIQAFHHVRHTVPLLMACGARLPARLEWLRTAVGEYIEEEMGHHEWVLDDIAACGEDRAAAEASSPSLATELMVSYAYDTIQRGNPVGFFGMVLVLEGTSVALATRAANTLQTSLDLPRNAFSYLLSHGDLDIEHVGFFKRLMDRMEDEGDKAAIVHAARRFYVLYGDIFRTLRDGGARLAEAA